A genomic segment from Thalassoglobus sp. JC818 encodes:
- a CDS encoding transglutaminase family protein, with the protein MWVHCSCSLEFNIEVETPFLLMLRPRSGMQQWVAREQYALVPSVPAVEFTDPFGNLCQRLVGPAGNFSIRTSADIQAADAADASPGAPFVPVQNLPEETVPFLLPSRYCESDRFTEMAASVVAGFAPGYDQCSAIVDYIRSTIKYVPGSGQQIISATEVNQRSEAVCRDMAHLGIALCRALSIPARLVVGYLETLRPMDLHAWFEAYVGGRWYTFDPTQGDLQGARVAIAYGRDATDVAVYTQFGTPVELIQMTVGVDRLSSPPV; encoded by the coding sequence ATGTGGGTCCATTGTTCATGCTCACTTGAGTTCAATATTGAGGTGGAGACACCATTTCTCCTCATGCTGCGTCCGCGTAGCGGAATGCAACAATGGGTTGCTCGAGAACAGTATGCGTTGGTGCCGAGTGTGCCCGCCGTCGAGTTTACAGATCCGTTTGGGAACCTCTGTCAGCGACTGGTCGGTCCCGCTGGCAACTTTTCCATTCGCACGTCGGCTGATATTCAAGCCGCCGACGCTGCCGACGCATCCCCGGGAGCCCCGTTTGTGCCCGTGCAGAACCTCCCAGAGGAAACTGTACCGTTTCTGTTGCCAAGCCGTTATTGCGAATCGGATCGATTCACCGAAATGGCAGCTTCAGTCGTGGCGGGTTTTGCACCTGGCTACGACCAATGTTCGGCAATCGTCGACTACATTCGCAGCACTATCAAGTACGTTCCGGGGAGCGGACAGCAGATTATTAGCGCGACGGAAGTGAACCAGCGTTCCGAAGCGGTCTGTCGAGACATGGCACACCTCGGAATTGCTCTATGTCGAGCGCTCTCAATTCCGGCTCGGCTCGTCGTTGGTTACTTGGAGACATTGAGGCCCATGGATCTGCACGCTTGGTTCGAGGCATATGTCGGTGGCCGCTGGTATACGTTCGATCCCACACAAGGGGATCTACAGGGTGCACGCGTCGCGATAGCATATGGTCGTGATGCGACGGATGTAGCTGTGTATACGCAATTCGGCACACCAGTTGAATTGATCCAAATGACAGTCGGAGTTGATCGGCTATCATCGCCGCCTGTTTAA
- a CDS encoding SHOCT domain-containing protein — MNQLTQEGDRIVNDLAQRYGFSPDAVTHMMLAVLNGNGSMAQFNHPEFAGSGQWMRGGMLMLGDMFNHTLKGNVDALCNEISNILSNQPGLLQSGSFQSQSQGGTGQQNQASGAPRGASSLFVPNPDEHWWPKDLGTPNSTGSQNNTSYAYFSNIHRLAVKTGSDVWIYDTLDHQIGGFSQQQSGGSSITFSSQYGNVDLSSLPVTSRNGQPVQVTPVQPNSASTSTTGTSTSPPRGHADEHGILDAIARLGELKEKGFLTDDEFASKKSELLARL; from the coding sequence ATGAACCAATTGACCCAAGAAGGAGATCGAATTGTCAATGATCTCGCACAGCGGTACGGCTTCAGCCCAGATGCCGTGACTCACATGATGCTTGCCGTACTTAACGGGAATGGGTCGATGGCCCAGTTTAATCATCCTGAATTTGCTGGTTCCGGCCAGTGGATGCGGGGCGGTATGCTGATGCTCGGTGATATGTTCAATCACACCTTGAAAGGAAATGTTGACGCGTTATGCAATGAGATTTCGAACATCCTGTCGAATCAACCTGGCTTATTGCAATCGGGCAGCTTTCAGTCGCAGAGTCAAGGTGGAACAGGTCAGCAGAATCAGGCGAGTGGTGCTCCAAGGGGAGCATCGAGTCTGTTTGTGCCAAACCCCGACGAACATTGGTGGCCCAAAGATCTGGGAACTCCGAATTCAACTGGCTCTCAGAACAACACAAGCTACGCCTATTTCTCCAACATACATCGATTAGCTGTAAAGACAGGAAGCGATGTTTGGATCTATGACACTTTAGACCATCAGATCGGGGGATTTTCACAACAACAGTCGGGCGGCAGTTCAATCACATTCAGCAGCCAGTATGGCAACGTTGATCTTTCGAGCTTGCCCGTCACTTCACGAAATGGTCAGCCCGTTCAGGTGACTCCCGTTCAACCTAACTCCGCCTCGACGAGCACGACGGGGACGTCTACATCTCCTCCGAGAGGGCATGCAGACGAGCATGGCATCTTGGACGCGATCGCTCGCCTGGGAGAGCTCAAGGAAAAGGGATTCCTCACGGACGACGAGTTTGCTTCCAAGAAATCAGAACTTCTAGCTCGACTTTAG
- a CDS encoding peptidylprolyl isomerase, whose protein sequence is MSAARSGDTVRIHYDGKLEDGTQFDSSEGRDPLEFTLGGGQVIPGFDKAVEGMSVGDKKSVTIPPDEAYGPRNDKLIQDVPKSKLPDEITPAVGMQLQSLNEAGQVIRVSVTEVTDDSITIDGNHPLAGKPLEFDIELVEIV, encoded by the coding sequence ATGAGCGCAGCAAGATCCGGCGATACAGTTCGCATTCACTATGATGGTAAACTTGAAGACGGAACGCAGTTCGACAGTTCTGAGGGACGCGATCCGTTGGAGTTCACTCTAGGGGGTGGCCAAGTTATACCCGGTTTTGACAAGGCCGTAGAAGGAATGTCTGTGGGTGATAAGAAGTCGGTCACAATCCCCCCAGACGAAGCTTACGGGCCTCGGAACGACAAGCTCATTCAAGATGTGCCGAAGAGCAAACTCCCTGATGAGATCACGCCCGCGGTGGGAATGCAGTTGCAGTCACTGAACGAGGCTGGTCAGGTCATCAGAGTTTCGGTCACTGAGGTGACTGACGATTCGATCACAATAGACGGCAACCACCCTCTCGCCGGGAAACCACTCGAATTCGACATTGAGCTCGTCGAAATCGTCTGA